Proteins encoded together in one uncultured Sphaerochaeta sp. window:
- a CDS encoding DeoR/GlpR family DNA-binding transcription regulator produces MWNERQQKEKDLLKESNFLTIKQLAMLLNVSEMTVRRDIPIIIKDNCISQVHGGLVYKQEDDTEAKYEVTLETSKNQQLKKAIAMKALEYIHDNMVIFFDSGTTINILCNSISKDASFTAITSSYEALVPLTNLTNSTIITPGGVFSNKPRVFYDLESIKSLKRYRGNIAFIGATGYEMHMGLTCAYTEDAPLKQAIMESCQTRILLIDSSKFGIVSTCFFSDITEFSVVITDKGIPAEYENYIRKCGNIELIIT; encoded by the coding sequence ATGTGGAATGAGAGACAACAAAAAGAAAAAGATTTACTCAAAGAGTCAAATTTTCTCACAATTAAGCAACTAGCTATGTTGCTTAATGTTTCTGAGATGACGGTTCGGCGAGATATTCCAATTATTATCAAAGATAATTGCATATCCCAAGTCCATGGCGGCTTGGTGTATAAGCAAGAAGACGACACTGAAGCAAAATATGAAGTAACGCTTGAAACTTCTAAAAATCAACAACTTAAAAAAGCCATAGCAATGAAAGCTTTAGAATATATCCATGATAATATGGTGATATTCTTTGATTCTGGTACAACAATTAATATCTTATGTAACAGCATCTCCAAAGATGCTTCATTTACTGCAATAACTTCAAGTTATGAAGCTCTGGTTCCTCTCACCAACCTTACAAACTCAACAATCATTACCCCTGGTGGAGTTTTTTCCAACAAACCTCGAGTCTTTTATGATTTAGAGTCCATTAAATCACTCAAAAGATATCGGGGTAACATCGCTTTTATTGGAGCTACAGGCTATGAGATGCATATGGGACTTACTTGCGCTTACACAGAAGATGCTCCTTTAAAACAAGCTATCATGGAATCCTGTCAAACCAGAATTCTGCTCATAGATTCTTCAAAATTTGGTATCGTAAGCACTTGTTTCTTTTCCGATATTACTGAATTCTCTGTTGTTATCACCGATAAAGGAATTCCTGCAGAATATGAAAACTACATTCGAAAGTGCGGAAATATTGAACTAATAATTACCTAA
- a CDS encoding VOC family protein, translated as MIEKLSFLNYSIGQLGFVVKNLNETMEQYYQNFGIEDWKVYTYGAPILKFMNYKGKPFEYKAKIGLNYFGSTRIEIIQPLEGHTIYDDFIATHGYGIQHLGIYVQNITKEIQTAKENGISVIMEGGGFGLDGDGHFAYLDTEKKYGITYEFIERPKRRYEPEYTYPEK; from the coding sequence ATGATTGAAAAGTTATCATTTCTAAATTACTCAATAGGCCAACTTGGTTTTGTGGTTAAGAATTTAAATGAAACAATGGAACAGTATTACCAAAATTTTGGAATCGAAGATTGGAAAGTCTATACCTACGGGGCTCCTATATTAAAATTCATGAACTATAAAGGAAAACCATTTGAGTATAAGGCTAAAATTGGACTCAACTATTTTGGATCTACTAGAATCGAGATAATTCAACCCCTTGAAGGACATACTATCTACGATGATTTTATCGCAACTCACGGATACGGAATTCAACACTTAGGGATATATGTACAAAATATTACCAAAGAAATTCAAACAGCAAAAGAAAATGGTATATCCGTTATTATGGAAGGCGGTGGTTTTGGATTGGATGGGGATGGTCACTTTGCATATCTTGATACTGAAAAAAAATACGGTATTACATATGAATTCATTGAACGTCCAAAACGAAGGTATGAACCTGAATACACATACCCCGAGAAATAA
- a CDS encoding SIS domain-containing protein, with amino-acid sequence MDIHRAGIDILHEVSEHFDKVDFSMLETLTNQILSADNVFLLGAGRSKLMLATFCQRLNHLGINSYIVGEIPCPPSTKKSLIIAASGSGTTCSVMAILKNQKNLGTPIFLFTANMTEMFKDSADNILRINVPNSLYDKSSESKQLMRTAFEQIVFLIEESIVYELSQNIPHQLIASRHTNLE; translated from the coding sequence TTGGACATACATCGAGCAGGAATCGATATTCTACATGAGGTATCAGAACATTTCGATAAGGTTGATTTCTCAATGCTAGAAACTCTAACAAATCAAATTCTATCAGCTGACAATGTTTTCCTTCTCGGTGCAGGCCGATCTAAGCTGATGTTAGCGACTTTTTGCCAAAGGCTGAACCACTTAGGAATCAACTCTTATATAGTAGGTGAAATTCCTTGCCCTCCATCAACTAAAAAAAGTCTAATTATAGCAGCGTCAGGATCAGGAACGACTTGTTCAGTTATGGCCATTTTGAAAAATCAAAAAAATCTTGGAACTCCAATTTTTCTATTTACGGCTAATATGACAGAAATGTTCAAAGATTCTGCAGATAATATACTTCGAATTAATGTACCAAATTCATTGTATGACAAATCCTCAGAATCGAAGCAATTGATGCGAACAGCATTTGAACAAATTGTATTTCTGATTGAGGAATCAATAGTGTACGAATTAAGCCAGAATATTCCACATCAATTAATTGCCTCCAGACATACAAATCTAGAATAG
- a CDS encoding ABC transporter substrate-binding protein: MRKSRISIVLLVLFVAILGSAGLFAQGSQESVEGIVWPKKADLFVGFSQADLSSTWRTVESDNMKAEADKRGYKIAITNAEGDQEKQISNVESLLAQGCNVMVIVAIDADGIQPALDACREKNVPVIMKARGSNGTAGVDFVTQIMSDFVFEGETAGKWIDAAVTAKGLSSVNIAEIQGIIGGSDVRDRSQGFHNVIDKSSKYKLVSQQSANWSRSEAQELAQNIIQATNGQIDAIYCHNDEMALGVSTALQAAGLVINEDVFLVGVDGMLEAFDAIKSGKLSATVTCSPKYADTVFDAIEDGIDGMDIPPAIAVSDKLVDSTNVDEYYYLGF, encoded by the coding sequence ATGAGAAAAAGTAGGATTAGTATTGTATTGCTAGTGTTGTTCGTTGCAATTCTTGGATCGGCAGGGTTGTTTGCTCAGGGATCTCAGGAATCTGTTGAGGGTATTGTGTGGCCAAAAAAGGCAGATTTGTTTGTTGGCTTTTCTCAGGCAGATTTAAGCAGTACTTGGAGAACTGTAGAAAGTGATAATATGAAGGCAGAGGCTGATAAAAGAGGCTACAAAATTGCAATCACGAATGCTGAAGGTGATCAGGAAAAACAAATTTCTAACGTTGAATCACTTCTTGCACAAGGTTGTAATGTGATGGTTATAGTTGCCATAGATGCAGATGGTATCCAGCCAGCTCTTGATGCATGTCGTGAAAAGAACGTTCCTGTTATCATGAAAGCAAGAGGTTCTAATGGAACTGCCGGGGTAGACTTTGTAACTCAGATTATGAGTGACTTTGTATTTGAAGGTGAGACTGCTGGTAAGTGGATTGATGCTGCTGTAACAGCTAAAGGCCTTTCAAGTGTTAATATTGCAGAAATTCAGGGAATTATCGGTGGTTCTGACGTACGTGATAGATCCCAAGGATTCCACAATGTTATCGATAAATCTTCTAAATACAAATTGGTGTCACAACAGAGTGCAAACTGGTCAAGATCTGAGGCTCAAGAGCTTGCACAGAATATTATCCAGGCAACAAATGGACAGATTGATGCAATCTACTGCCACAATGACGAGATGGCTCTTGGTGTGTCAACTGCGTTGCAAGCCGCTGGCCTTGTGATTAATGAAGATGTATTCTTGGTAGGTGTAGATGGAATGTTAGAAGCATTCGATGCTATTAAATCTGGTAAACTGTCGGCAACAGTAACTTGTTCCCCAAAGTATGCAGATACAGTATTTGACGCAATCGAAGATGGAATTGATGGAATGGATATTCCTCCAGCAATCGCGGTAAGTGATAAGTTGGTTGATAGTACGAATGTTGATGAGTACTACTACCTTGGCTTCTAA
- a CDS encoding sugar ABC transporter ATP-binding protein, which translates to MGINILELHDIKKGFSRTQVLHGVSLNIKQGSVHALMGENGAGKSTLIKIITGIYQTDSGTMNFNGSTGFFKNSLEAQHAGISAIYQELNLLPYLSVAENIFISNYPLKKNGSIDWNLLYQKAQQLIDDINIDIDVRQPIRAYGTAKQQIVAIIRAINMQSKLVIMDEPTSSLDSHEVEVLFSLMDMLKEKGIAIIFISHRIDEVYRKCDEISILRDGNFIGTYKTEDLPQLELLEKMIGRQYVESKRKSEMTNTDEILLQIDHLKQAPKVQDVSFTIHKGEIVGLAGLLGSGRTEVAHLVFGLAKHEAGSILLEGTDKASVSPAAAVRHKMAFCTENRREEGIFPNASILNNLCSCSYDSISKMGIIDDKKKLNLTNFYCEKMSVKKASNLQQIKFLSGGNQQKVIVGRWLATKPKLIILDEPTRGIDVGAKQEIENLIQEFARNGIGVLFISSEQQELVRNCDKIVVLNNGYSIGELTSSEISEKRILEMIAQDNETDNRESV; encoded by the coding sequence ATGGGGATAAACATCCTAGAACTTCATGATATTAAGAAAGGGTTTTCTCGAACACAAGTACTGCATGGAGTTTCGCTAAATATAAAGCAAGGTTCTGTCCATGCATTAATGGGCGAGAATGGTGCTGGAAAGTCTACCTTAATAAAAATCATTACAGGGATTTATCAAACAGATTCTGGAACAATGAATTTTAACGGTTCTACGGGGTTTTTTAAAAATTCTCTTGAAGCTCAGCACGCCGGAATCAGTGCTATTTACCAGGAACTGAATCTGCTTCCCTATCTTTCCGTAGCGGAAAACATTTTTATCAGTAATTATCCATTAAAAAAGAATGGTTCAATCGATTGGAACTTATTATATCAGAAAGCTCAACAACTCATTGATGACATCAATATTGATATAGATGTGAGACAGCCTATAAGAGCATATGGAACGGCTAAACAACAAATTGTTGCCATTATTCGAGCAATTAATATGCAGAGTAAATTGGTAATTATGGATGAACCAACATCTTCCCTTGATTCTCATGAAGTAGAAGTACTCTTTTCTTTGATGGATATGTTGAAAGAGAAGGGGATTGCAATAATTTTCATTTCTCATCGTATAGATGAGGTATATAGAAAATGCGACGAAATTTCGATTCTAAGAGATGGCAATTTTATTGGTACTTATAAGACAGAAGATTTACCTCAATTGGAACTATTAGAAAAAATGATTGGCCGCCAATACGTTGAATCTAAACGAAAATCAGAAATGACAAATACAGATGAAATCTTGTTGCAGATTGACCATTTGAAACAAGCTCCTAAAGTGCAGGATGTTAGTTTTACTATCCATAAAGGTGAGATTGTTGGACTTGCCGGTTTATTAGGATCTGGAAGAACAGAAGTTGCTCATTTGGTTTTTGGTCTTGCAAAACATGAGGCAGGTTCAATCTTATTGGAAGGAACTGATAAAGCTAGTGTTTCTCCTGCCGCTGCAGTAAGACATAAAATGGCATTCTGTACCGAGAATAGACGTGAAGAAGGTATTTTCCCAAATGCCAGCATTCTGAATAATTTATGTTCATGTTCTTATGATTCAATCTCTAAGATGGGAATTATTGATGATAAAAAGAAATTGAATCTTACGAATTTCTATTGTGAAAAAATGAGTGTAAAGAAAGCGAGCAACTTACAGCAAATCAAATTTCTTTCGGGTGGAAATCAGCAAAAAGTTATTGTAGGCAGATGGCTAGCAACTAAACCTAAATTGATTATTTTGGATGAGCCTACCAGAGGAATTGATGTCGGTGCCAAACAAGAGATTGAGAATTTGATTCAGGAATTCGCAAGAAACGGGATCGGTGTTTTGTTCATTTCATCCGAACAACAAGAGCTTGTAAGGAATTGCGACAAGATTGTTGTGTTGAATAATGGCTATTCGATCGGAGAATTAACAAGTTCTGAAATATCTGAGAAGAGAATTTTGGAAATGATTGCACAAGACAATGAGACAGATAATAGAGAGAGTGTATAA
- a CDS encoding ABC transporter permease, with protein sequence MRGKKFYSFLVGNIAIITLFLLIVFNCLFTKNFVSMTTFFNLMMQTTKIVLLGMGMTLVIATGGIDISVGSAMSLAAVISALTLVTGNYIGLILALVVMVLIGMFSGVLVAKFKILPMVVTLAMFYILRGAAKGISGRGTITYALPNLTAFFTEPIGGVLPIHFFIMLLAIAVMYFVVNKTKFGMEVELLGNNPNAAMICGIHTTRIIIMCYAISMFFAWGAGLLDMFVVSSADPSKIGLDIEIDAIAATLIGGTPITGGYPNVIGTVCGAFILQIITMMCNMLNIPFSIALMIKAALIIGALYLHEFANKEN encoded by the coding sequence ATGAGAGGAAAAAAATTCTATTCATTTCTAGTCGGAAATATTGCAATCATTACCTTGTTTTTATTGATTGTGTTTAACTGCTTGTTTACGAAAAACTTCGTTTCAATGACTACATTCTTTAACCTGATGATGCAAACCACAAAGATAGTATTGCTAGGTATGGGAATGACATTAGTGATTGCAACCGGAGGAATTGATATTTCGGTAGGATCTGCTATGAGCCTAGCAGCTGTCATCTCTGCATTGACCCTTGTTACCGGAAATTATATTGGGTTGATTTTAGCATTGGTCGTCATGGTTTTGATCGGCATGTTCTCTGGTGTACTCGTCGCTAAATTCAAAATCTTGCCAATGGTTGTAACCTTGGCAATGTTCTATATCCTAAGAGGTGCGGCAAAAGGAATCAGCGGAAGAGGTACCATAACGTATGCTTTACCGAATTTAACCGCTTTCTTTACAGAACCTATCGGAGGGGTACTTCCAATTCACTTTTTCATCATGCTACTTGCAATTGCCGTCATGTATTTTGTGGTGAACAAAACGAAATTTGGCATGGAAGTTGAATTGTTGGGAAATAATCCAAATGCTGCAATGATCTGTGGTATTCATACTACGCGAATAATCATTATGTGCTATGCGATATCGATGTTCTTTGCTTGGGGCGCTGGCTTATTGGATATGTTTGTCGTGAGTAGTGCGGATCCTTCAAAAATCGGATTGGATATAGAAATTGATGCCATCGCTGCGACGTTGATCGGAGGAACACCCATAACTGGGGGGTATCCGAATGTAATTGGGACTGTGTGTGGTGCCTTTATTCTTCAGATAATTACTATGATGTGTAATATGCTCAATATTCCATTCTCCATAGCATTAATGATTAAGGCAGCCTTGATTATCGGAGCCTTGTATTTGCATGAATTTGCAAATAAAGAGAATTAG
- a CDS encoding ABC transporter permease, giving the protein MKKVTKYLLDNTAIIGLIFIIIVGALANPAFLRIENISNLLRSASLVGIIAVGMTFVILCGSIDLSVGSVFALAGYFFIKFGQTSPVLALLVPLVIGFLLGSLNGVLVTKMRIPAFIGTLATMMFARSLVLIFSKEVTTTARNLPSFLKLIGRGKVFGIIPMPFVILVILVLISSYLLAKFPFGRALYIVGGNMDAATMMGVSVQKTLFSAHVISSVLAAFGGIVFASRVGSAQPLAGTGYEMYAIASVVIGGAQLSGGVGKISGSFLGAIIMGSFTNIFSMQHLMNAVWQNAVIGLILLAIIILQSTFLNSLFNKNIVRGKSE; this is encoded by the coding sequence ATGAAGAAAGTAACTAAATATCTTCTTGATAATACAGCAATAATCGGGTTGATTTTCATTATTATCGTAGGGGCATTGGCCAATCCTGCATTCTTGAGAATAGAAAATATCAGCAATCTGTTACGATCCGCAAGCTTGGTAGGAATAATTGCAGTCGGAATGACCTTTGTAATTCTATGTGGTTCAATTGATCTTAGTGTTGGGTCGGTTTTTGCGTTAGCTGGATATTTCTTTATAAAATTTGGGCAAACTTCACCAGTACTAGCACTATTGGTTCCTTTAGTCATTGGTTTCTTGTTGGGTAGTTTGAATGGGGTTCTTGTAACAAAAATGAGGATTCCTGCATTCATCGGAACATTGGCAACAATGATGTTTGCACGCTCACTCGTCCTGATCTTTTCAAAAGAGGTTACCACAACTGCAAGAAACCTCCCAAGCTTCCTAAAGTTGATCGGAAGGGGAAAAGTTTTCGGAATTATTCCAATGCCATTTGTAATATTGGTTATTCTTGTGCTGATTTCTTCATACTTATTAGCCAAATTTCCATTTGGAAGAGCTTTGTATATTGTAGGCGGGAATATGGATGCGGCTACGATGATGGGGGTAAGTGTACAAAAAACACTATTCAGTGCGCATGTGATCAGCAGTGTTCTTGCTGCTTTTGGTGGCATTGTATTTGCCTCCCGTGTCGGCTCGGCACAGCCTCTTGCAGGAACAGGATACGAAATGTACGCAATTGCTTCTGTTGTCATTGGTGGCGCGCAGTTATCAGGCGGGGTAGGAAAGATTTCTGGATCTTTCTTAGGAGCAATTATCATGGGATCATTTACCAATATCTTCAGTATGCAGCACCTTATGAATGCTGTGTGGCAGAATGCAGTTATTGGCTTGATTTTGCTTGCAATTATCATTCTACAATCAACGTTTTTAAACTCTCTATTCAATAAAAATATCGTAAGGGGTAAATCAGAATGA
- a CDS encoding sugar phosphate isomerase/epimerase family protein has translation MKEPKFSINTWLFGTASMDLITKAAHEIGVDGIDISGEPDAIDLVKTKELLEKYNLKAFCINGNYSDENRVICHSDATKRASAIQYCKALVDMALALGSKRVLVVPSQVNRVTYFIDKEADFKNASESLKEIAAYAESKDKDLRIIVECVNQYEVALIRTVADGIALAKSTGYENVRIVPDTFHMQLEEKDGIPGAIRSAGNKWIKHLHLGDNTREVPGKGCMDWRAFMIAIDDIKYEDALSFEPLPGKLTGDEIFADKLDTNLLIADLKYSFAFLKSVCAGIRY, from the coding sequence ATGAAAGAACCTAAATTCTCAATCAATACGTGGCTGTTTGGGACAGCTTCCATGGATTTAATCACAAAAGCAGCACACGAGATTGGTGTTGATGGTATTGATATAAGTGGAGAACCAGATGCTATTGATTTGGTAAAAACTAAAGAATTATTGGAAAAATATAATCTAAAAGCCTTCTGCATTAACGGAAATTATTCGGATGAAAACAGAGTTATTTGTCACTCCGATGCAACTAAGAGAGCTTCTGCAATTCAATATTGCAAAGCACTTGTTGATATGGCATTAGCATTAGGTTCCAAACGTGTTTTAGTCGTTCCCTCACAGGTGAATAGGGTTACCTATTTCATAGATAAAGAAGCCGATTTTAAAAACGCTTCAGAGTCACTGAAGGAAATTGCAGCCTATGCAGAAAGCAAGGATAAGGATCTTCGGATCATTGTTGAATGTGTCAATCAATACGAAGTCGCCCTTATTAGAACTGTTGCCGATGGAATTGCACTTGCAAAAAGTACTGGGTACGAAAATGTTAGGATAGTTCCCGATACATTCCATATGCAGTTGGAAGAAAAGGATGGAATTCCTGGTGCGATTAGGAGTGCAGGAAACAAATGGATTAAGCATCTGCATCTTGGTGATAACACTCGGGAAGTTCCAGGAAAAGGTTGTATGGATTGGCGTGCGTTCATGATTGCAATAGATGATATCAAATATGAAGATGCACTTTCTTTTGAGCCATTGCCAGGGAAACTGACTGGTGATGAAATCTTTGCAGATAAATTAGATACAAACTTGCTTATTGCGGATTTGAAATACTCCTTTGCATTCCTGAAGTCAGTTTGCGCTGGAATTCGTTATTGA
- a CDS encoding ribulokinase — MKYTIGIDYGTQSARAQLLNISTKGVVAKAEEFYPHGVMSEQLPSGIPLGKDWAIQDGDDYFVMAINCIKSLLATSKINPEDVIGLGIDTTACTMIPLGSDLEPLSSNPLFKDTPNAYVKLWKHHAAQKYANELNKIAEQRGEEFLKRYGGKISSEWSIPKIMQIAAESPEVYAETSCFADIADWLGYKLTGKLYKNNVTTGYKTLWSDTTGFPSSSFFKDLNPLMEHVVEEKLSEEILEIGQRAGFITEEVSALTGLSQKTAVAVPHTDAGVVPITLGMGKNGQMIASIGTSTCHFLLSDTLKEVPGICGVIKDGAVPGFYAYEAGQTAVGDSFSWFVDNFVGEKLHVEASQKGVSLFSLLGQKAERLVPGESGLVALDWFNGNRSILVNSDLSSVIVGLTINTKAEEVYRAILESTAFGTRKIIENFREYGVEVTELYACGGIPKKDPFMMQLYADICDIEIRVSDEALAAAYGSAMLGAVAAGRSAGGYENVHSAEDDLGLLDFAIIKPNPKNVVAYDKLYEVFNTLHDAFSKDNSVIYTLKALREAAKA, encoded by the coding sequence ATGAAATATACAATAGGTATTGATTATGGCACGCAGTCTGCAAGGGCTCAACTACTGAATATTTCTACCAAAGGAGTCGTAGCAAAAGCAGAAGAGTTTTATCCTCATGGTGTAATGAGTGAGCAACTTCCAAGTGGGATTCCGTTGGGCAAAGATTGGGCAATTCAGGATGGTGATGATTATTTTGTCATGGCCATTAATTGTATAAAAAGTCTATTGGCAACGTCGAAGATCAATCCGGAGGATGTAATAGGGTTGGGAATTGATACAACTGCTTGTACAATGATTCCTCTAGGTAGCGATTTGGAACCACTTTCATCTAACCCCCTTTTTAAAGATACTCCTAACGCCTATGTCAAACTTTGGAAACATCATGCTGCTCAGAAATATGCTAATGAATTAAATAAAATAGCTGAACAGCGTGGTGAGGAATTCTTAAAACGATATGGCGGGAAAATTAGTAGTGAATGGTCCATTCCCAAGATCATGCAAATTGCTGCAGAAAGTCCAGAAGTATATGCAGAAACTTCGTGCTTTGCCGATATTGCAGATTGGTTGGGCTACAAGCTTACAGGGAAGCTCTATAAGAACAATGTAACAACCGGATATAAAACTTTATGGTCAGATACAACAGGATTCCCAAGTAGCAGTTTCTTTAAAGATCTGAATCCCCTAATGGAACATGTTGTTGAAGAAAAGCTTTCAGAAGAAATCTTGGAAATTGGGCAACGTGCTGGATTTATCACAGAAGAGGTAAGTGCACTAACAGGGCTTTCTCAAAAGACTGCAGTTGCTGTTCCCCATACCGATGCTGGTGTAGTACCAATCACTCTCGGGATGGGAAAGAATGGACAGATGATTGCAAGTATTGGAACTTCAACTTGCCATTTCTTGCTAAGCGACACCCTGAAGGAAGTCCCCGGTATTTGTGGTGTGATCAAGGATGGTGCTGTTCCTGGTTTTTATGCATATGAAGCGGGGCAAACTGCTGTAGGAGATAGCTTTTCTTGGTTCGTAGACAATTTTGTAGGGGAAAAGCTTCATGTGGAAGCGTCCCAAAAAGGCGTTTCCCTTTTTAGCTTACTGGGACAAAAAGCTGAGAGGTTGGTTCCGGGCGAATCAGGTTTGGTTGCATTGGATTGGTTTAATGGCAATCGTTCGATTCTTGTAAATTCGGACCTATCTTCTGTAATCGTGGGATTAACGATTAATACTAAAGCGGAAGAAGTATACAGAGCTATTTTAGAAAGTACTGCATTTGGTACTAGGAAGATTATTGAGAACTTCAGAGAATATGGTGTAGAGGTAACAGAATTATATGCTTGTGGAGGTATCCCAAAGAAGGATCCCTTCATGATGCAGTTGTATGCTGATATCTGTGATATTGAAATTCGAGTCTCAGATGAAGCACTTGCAGCAGCTTATGGCAGCGCCATGTTAGGTGCAGTTGCAGCTGGACGTTCAGCTGGTGGGTACGAAAATGTGCATTCGGCAGAAGATGATTTAGGTTTGCTTGATTTTGCAATCATTAAGCCAAATCCAAAGAATGTAGTTGCCTACGATAAGCTCTACGAAGTTTTCAATACATTACATGATGCTTTTAGTAAGGATAATAGCGTGATATACACCCTGAAAGCTTTAAGAGAGGCTGCAAAAGCTTAA
- the araD gene encoding L-ribulose-5-phosphate 4-epimerase AraD codes for MNLEHLKQEVLEANLDLVKKDLVISTWGNVSGYDPESNLMVIKASGVPYVKMSTKDMVIVDMEGKVLEGNARPSTDTPTHILLYKAFAKNGIHGIVHTHSQYATMWAQLGRSIPCYGTTHGDYYYGPIPCTRELTTEEIQTEYEVNTGKVIIEALEATDCLHMSASLVKHHGPFVWGKDAEEAVLHSQVLEYIAKMAYCNETLDPRLQPIPGVLEDKHYSRKFGPNAYYGQK; via the coding sequence ATGAATTTAGAACATTTGAAACAAGAAGTATTAGAGGCAAACCTCGATTTGGTAAAGAAAGATCTTGTTATTTCAACATGGGGAAATGTTTCAGGCTATGATCCTGAAAGTAACTTGATGGTTATCAAGGCAAGTGGTGTGCCCTATGTAAAAATGAGCACCAAAGATATGGTAATTGTTGATATGGAAGGTAAAGTGCTCGAAGGGAATGCAAGACCATCGACCGATACTCCAACTCATATCTTGCTGTATAAGGCTTTTGCCAAGAATGGAATTCATGGAATTGTCCATACGCACTCACAGTATGCAACAATGTGGGCACAACTCGGCCGCTCGATTCCTTGCTACGGAACCACTCATGGTGATTACTATTATGGTCCAATTCCATGCACCAGAGAGCTGACTACAGAAGAGATACAAACTGAATACGAAGTAAATACCGGAAAAGTCATAATTGAAGCATTGGAAGCAACAGATTGTCTTCATATGTCTGCTTCTTTGGTAAAACATCATGGACCCTTTGTTTGGGGTAAAGATGCCGAAGAGGCTGTACTGCATAGCCAGGTTTTAGAATATATAGCTAAGATGGCTTACTGTAATGAAACGCTGGATCCGCGACTTCAGCCAATCCCCGGTGTTTTGGAAGATAAACATTATAGTAGGAAGTTTGGTCCGAACGCATACTATGGTCAGAAATAG
- a CDS encoding AraC family transcriptional regulator, whose translation MTKIPLDTAIVKLQEEYSNLDWTYYDYPVGSIHEKMYKWPGNPNEEILICVHKSNGKQELFHRHDFFYFNFTYKGQYDSISYKYDNHITIHTGELYAGQPFAGHALSVHNNQETIIIGVLIQRDVFFRSFLPMLSANSKLFHFFLDPSTKSFSDEFIHFKVEDDTNLRILLEMMIKEYAEKHEDTQNILKPLVLSFLMQVIRQYEKSNQTQVPERLSDQIVKYIGEHFEAVTLKDISKKFSYHPNYISNLLSKDIGKSFSQILLEQRMERAIILLKGSTLSIEDISFMIGYGTSSNFYKAFKTFYNQTPRKYLESLRTEF comes from the coding sequence GTGACTAAAATTCCATTGGATACGGCAATCGTAAAGTTGCAAGAAGAATACTCGAATCTCGATTGGACTTATTATGATTATCCAGTCGGCAGCATACATGAGAAAATGTATAAATGGCCGGGAAATCCAAATGAGGAAATATTGATATGTGTCCATAAGAGTAACGGAAAACAAGAATTATTCCATAGACATGATTTTTTCTACTTCAATTTTACGTATAAAGGTCAATATGATTCCATAAGTTATAAATATGATAATCACATAACAATACACACAGGAGAACTCTATGCTGGACAACCTTTTGCAGGGCATGCTTTAAGCGTACACAACAACCAAGAAACTATTATTATCGGAGTACTGATCCAGCGAGATGTATTCTTTCGATCCTTCTTACCGATGCTTTCCGCCAATTCAAAATTATTCCATTTCTTTCTAGACCCATCCACCAAGAGTTTTTCAGATGAATTTATTCACTTCAAGGTTGAAGATGACACCAATCTGCGTATCCTTTTAGAAATGATGATTAAAGAATACGCCGAAAAGCACGAAGATACGCAGAACATTCTTAAACCACTTGTTCTATCGTTTCTCATGCAAGTCATTCGACAATATGAGAAATCTAATCAGACTCAGGTTCCTGAAAGATTATCAGACCAAATTGTCAAATATATAGGAGAACACTTTGAAGCAGTAACATTAAAAGATATCTCCAAGAAATTTAGCTATCATCCAAACTATATATCAAATTTACTTAGCAAGGATATTGGGAAATCTTTTTCCCAAATTTTGCTGGAACAAAGAATGGAAAGAGCCATCATATTATTAAAGGGTTCAACACTTTCGATAGAAGACATTTCATTTATGATTGGATATGGTACAAGCAGCAATTTTTATAAAGCATTTAAGACATTTTACAATCAAACGCCGAGAAAATATCTCGAATCTTTAAGGACAGAATTCTGA